A portion of the Chlamydiales bacterium STE3 genome contains these proteins:
- a CDS encoding 50S ribosomal protein L32 (Product derived from UniProtKB/Swiss-Prot:Q6MBL0;Gene name derived from UniProtKB/Swiss-Prot:Q6MBL0), translated as MAVPRNRLSNARKNSKRAHHAKVPKQGTKCPNCSAAKLPHVLCPSCGFYAGRAVVAKSQ; from the coding sequence ATGGCTGTTCCACGTAACCGCCTCTCAAACGCGAGAAAAAATTCAAAGCGCGCACATCACGCTAAAGTTCCAAAGCAAGGGACAAAGTGCCCTAATTGTAGCGCAGCTAAGTTGCCTCACGTTCTCTGCCCATCCTGTGGTTTTTACGCCGGAAGAGCAGTTGTGGCCAAATCTCAATAA
- a CDS encoding Phosphate acyltransferase (Product derived from UniProtKB/Swiss-Prot:Q6MBL1;Gene name derived from UniProtKB/Swiss-Prot:Q6MBL1;EC number derived from UniProtKB/Swiss-Prot:Q6MBL1) — protein MRIGVDVMGSDRSPQELFKAALQAVKKLDPSTSLIVFATPDLIPSFSAQIQCRDDSEKQNPIKFCLSSEFIEMHDDPISSARMKKNSSIVLGLKLLKKKSIDAFVSSGNTGALIAASRLTLSPLPGIRRPALLALLPTQSGKVAIIDVGGNVSSKTQFLVQFAALGAAFMQSVENLPTPRIGLLNIGAESKKGSDSLQETYKVLSSIKAENRRFVGNIEGRDVFNGAVDVLVTDGFTGNVLLKTTEGVALFFLDYLRKCHPDAVSLFKDLQQQFNYAEYPGAVVLGVDGLVIKCHGDAAINSMLHSILSAEFYVKKDLIKEIRNKLISK, from the coding sequence TTGCGTATAGGGGTTGATGTTATGGGGAGCGATCGTTCCCCTCAAGAACTTTTTAAAGCCGCTCTCCAGGCTGTCAAAAAGCTTGATCCCTCTACCTCTCTAATCGTGTTTGCAACACCGGATCTTATTCCTTCATTTTCTGCTCAAATTCAATGCCGGGATGATTCCGAAAAGCAGAACCCCATAAAGTTCTGCCTTTCCTCAGAATTTATAGAGATGCATGATGATCCGATCTCTTCTGCGAGAATGAAAAAGAATTCTTCTATTGTTCTTGGCTTAAAGTTATTAAAAAAAAAGAGCATTGATGCCTTCGTGTCATCTGGAAATACAGGGGCTCTTATTGCCGCAAGCCGTCTCACCCTTTCTCCTCTACCTGGAATACGTAGACCTGCGCTACTAGCCTTACTTCCCACCCAATCAGGGAAGGTTGCGATCATTGATGTGGGGGGAAATGTCTCTTCTAAAACGCAATTCTTGGTACAATTTGCCGCTCTCGGGGCAGCGTTTATGCAGAGCGTGGAAAATTTGCCAACCCCTCGTATTGGTTTATTAAATATCGGTGCTGAATCTAAGAAGGGGTCGGATAGTTTGCAGGAAACTTATAAGGTCCTCTCTTCCATAAAAGCGGAGAATAGAAGATTTGTGGGGAATATTGAAGGGCGTGATGTTTTTAATGGAGCGGTAGATGTTTTGGTGACAGATGGATTTACAGGAAATGTTCTTCTTAAAACAACCGAAGGCGTTGCTCTTTTTTTTCTCGATTATTTAAGAAAGTGTCATCCGGATGCCGTCAGCCTTTTCAAGGATTTACAACAACAGTTCAACTACGCAGAATATCCAGGTGCTGTTGTTTTGGGGGTTGACGGGCTTGTGATAAAATGCCACGGCGATGCAGCCATAAACTCCATGCTACATAGCATCCTATCTGCAGAGTTTTATGTGAAGAAAGATTTAATAAAAGAAATTAGAAATAAATTAATCTCCAAATAA